The genomic region CAAACTACAATTCCAAGCCATTTTAGATCAGGTATTTCCTAAGTATAGAGGGGTTTTTGGAGATTTATATTCAAAGGTTTCACTAAACACGTTATTGGCATTTAGTACATCGAAAGATGTTTTGAAGGCTGGGGAAAAACGACTTACTGATAAAATTGCAAGTGAATGTGTAACTAGGTCAGAGCATTGGGCAAAGGATAGAGCCCATAAGTTGGTCGAAGCAGCTCATCGTAATCCATTTAACAACATATTATACCAGAGCCATTTGATTAGCCTTCAAATGTATATTCAGATGCTTCTTCAGTACCAAGAGCATCTTTCAAAACTAGATGACCAAATAGATGCCCTGGCAGAAGAAATAGAAGAATATAAGATTATCCAATCGATCCCTGGAGTAGGAGGAAAAATCGCTGCAACGATAATTTCCGAAATCGGAGAGATCGAACGGTTTAATCACCCTAAAAAACTTGTTGCCTTCTCTGGTATTGATCCGAGTGTTCATTCGTCTGGTAAGTTTACAGCATCGATTAATCGGATAAGCAAGAGAGGATCAAGTCGATTGCGTCATGCCTTGTATATGGCAGCACTCTGTGGCATTCGTAGTTCTCGTAATAAAAAGCTAAGAGAGTTTTATGATCGCAAAAGAGCAGAAGGTAAGCCATTTAAAGTAGCTATGATTGCTTGTACTAATAAGCTTGTTCATTGGATTTATATACTTTTGAAACGCAAAGAGACATTCCTAGATTTAGCTTAATCCACAGTAAAATACAAGAAATGAAAAACCTTCCAAAATGTATTTGGAGGGTTATTTGGCATGTCCTAGAATAGTATAACATGGAGAAATATAATTTTTTATAGAAAATTATTGACTCCTATTAGCTGGTTTAATACAAGAAAGGTTAAAGCCTTTGTTCGATGAAGTAATTTTACTAACAAAGCAGGATAGTTGAATAAGAATCAGTGTTAAAATAAACGTAAACTCTACGTTAAGAAGTGTGGGGATTGTATAACGGTGGATGGGCAACAGCTCTTGACTTGGAAGGTAATCAACTTATACCTTTCTTCCCTAAAAAAGAATTTGCAGCAAGTTGTGCAAAGAATGAATGGGAAGGATATAAACCAGAAGTGATTGATTTAACCGAGTTTATAAATGATTGGCTATCTGGAATGAGTAAGGATGGAATAAAGCCTTCCATTTTTCCAAATGACGATAATACTGTTGTGTTAAATATTGACGTACTTCTATCGGATTTAGAAAACGAACTTGAAAATTATTAAAGTAAACAGGGGATTACAGTTAAAAGGGGAATGCATATGCCTATTCCAGAAATAACCTTGGAAGTGATAGAGATATCGCTGACGAAAAAGATGAAATATATATAGGTTATTTATATTCTATTGATAATATAAACACTTTTATTCAGTTTATATAAATGAAAATAAAGTTGCTGTGTGTAACATAAAGAAAATTGAAAATTGGAAGTGATTTAATCTTCCACTACCGGGGGCGTTAACCAAAGAAGGGTTAATGCTTTCTTTGTTGAAGTTTTTGTAGCAATTAGTTCAATAAAAGGTAAGATTAAAATATTAGTAATTTAGCACAACGAATAGGGGATGGGGGAAAAATTGTTTGAGGTTGAAATCAAAGATGTTTTTAAGATTACAGGTAGAGGGTTTATTTTAGCAGGAGAAGTAATTAAAAAAGATTCTGATATTAAAATTGGAGAGTTTTTAAAATTAAAGAATGATAATGAGCTAAAAATACCTGTTACGTCTATTGCGATGCCAAACCACAAGGTTGAAGAGAGTCAGTTACAACAAATAGATATATTAGCTGACATACCAGAAGATTTGGCAGAATCATTGAGAGGGAAACATCTGTATAAAAGTTGAATTTAGGCAACGTGCTATACATATCCTTGGGTGAAATTGTAGGCTTATGGTGAAAAAAGAGGATTGCCGCTGCGATCCATTTTTTCTTGAACTAAAGGGCAGAATAGTTGAATAAACAATAATTAGATCAACAGAAAAAAATAGAGCTTGGGAGGTCTTAAATAGTGACAAATAACGAAACTATCTTCGAAGCCAATCGCTTAGTTGAAATAATTAAATTGCAATATCCAAACTTTGTTGGTAAAACAGCAAGCGAAAGTGATATAGAGAGATTAGAAAGAAAATTGAATGTAAAATTACCCAAATGGTACATCGAACTTTATACAACAGTTCCTTTAATTGGTGCAGAGTTTGGAATTCAAGAAGATGAGCCAATTGAGGATTATGATGGTGTTTCTCATATGATGTGGGGGAGTGTGGACGATTTAATTGAAGAAAATATCGAATACGAACCTGGAACATCAGCATTAAAAGACGGATACGTTATATAGCCAGTTGCTCTCACGGAAGTGGAGACCCCATATTTATCAGACTGAACTCTGATGAGCCAGGAGTATATCGTATATATCACGATGATTTCACAAAATCTCAATTAGCAGAAAACCTAGTTTCATTGTTTAAAAATGCAAAAATTTAACGCAAAAACTGCTGTTGCTTATTGAGCTAATGGGGTGCGATGCTTGAAGAAGAAGTATTGAAACGATAATGTTCAGCGTGTGGAGGGAACATAACTTTATTTATTATTGTCAACAAATTATAAAACTAAACCCCTTTCGAAATGATAAAGATTGTTTTGTAAAGATTCCGTTTGTCTTCGGTTCATACAGCTAATATTTCCTTTCAATCGTACATAGGTATAGGTAATAATGGATAAGAAAGGAAATTTCTGAATGTACGCCTTTATTAAAAATATTTATGTTGGTTTAATACTTCTTTTCACTTCTTTGAATAGATAGTTATGCATTTGATTTATAACATCACATGTTTTTATCCTTGTTATTTCTATTATTTTAAAATTTTAGTTAATAATTTCAATTTCAATTATGCAATGCTCATTAAGTTACGGCATATACACGGTAAATATTGGGGCCATTTTCGTCCACATCGATAAATACTTAGAACCCGCAATACACCGTAGGGATCGACGGAAAGTTGAAGAACGGAGAAAATTAAAGTAAAAAGAGATAATTGCACTATATAAGAGTTAATCTTTGATCAATAATGTCAAAAAACAATTGATAATGATTGTGGTAAATGTTACCATTACTCATAAAATCAACATCTTTAGGGGTTTATATCTTACCTATAAGGTAGGTGTGGTGGGAATACCTATTATGAAAGAGGATGGAGAATTTGTTCGATTTGGTGAACGAATTAGTCTAAAGGATGTGGAGCTAACAGGCTACTATTTAATACATGAATACTGTTATAACGAGATTATCTTAGTAAATTGGACGGGAAATCATGTAACAGTGCAAGATGACTTGGTTTACA from Salirhabdus salicampi harbors:
- a CDS encoding IS110 family transposase; translation: MNPVIGLDVSKGESEVQAFLDKRKPYKRSFSVLHNNEGLERLLVFLIEVEDETGVKPTVIFESTGHYHTSIVQFLEENDYLYIMVNPLLSYQAKKSSLRKVKTDAIDAYNLCELYYKEELEPYKQRGIKLLNLRNLSRQHETVTGIYVQTKLQFQAILDQVFPKYRGVFGDLYSKVSLNTLLAFSTSKDVLKAGEKRLTDKIASECVTRSEHWAKDRAHKLVEAAHRNPFNNILYQSHLISLQMYIQMLLQYQEHLSKLDDQIDALAEEIEEYKIIQSIPGVGGKIAATIISEIGEIERFNHPKKLVAFSGIDPSVHSSGKFTASINRISKRGSSRLRHALYMAALCGIRSSRNKKLREFYDRKRAEGKPFKVAMIACTNKLVHWIYILLKRKETFLDLA
- a CDS encoding DUF2750 domain-containing protein codes for the protein MYNGGWATALDLEGNQLIPFFPKKEFAASCAKNEWEGYKPEVIDLTEFINDWLSGMSKDGIKPSIFPNDDNTVVLNIDVLLSDLENELENY
- a CDS encoding SMI1/KNR4 family protein gives rise to the protein MTNNETIFEANRLVEIIKLQYPNFVGKTASESDIERLERKLNVKLPKWYIELYTTVPLIGAEFGIQEDEPIEDYDGVSHMMWGSVDDLIEENIEYEPGTSALKDGYVI